From a region of the Arachis ipaensis cultivar K30076 chromosome B09, Araip1.1, whole genome shotgun sequence genome:
- the LOC107617956 gene encoding Golgi to ER traffic protein 4 homolog, whose translation MSRHRSRRLELPPAQENIEKLEKVINEGNCYGAQQMYKSISARYVSAERYSEALDILHSGACLQLTHGQVTCGAELASMYVETLVKGKIPYDEKTLDLVKKIYQAFPRVPLPQHLWDVDDVQQLSEDIGTAKARVEGCSSFLKAAIRWSAEYGADSNGSPELHIMLAEYIYSESPEADIGKVTYHFTRGNDPKKFASTLVNFLGKCYPGEDDLAIARVVLRYLSQGNLRDANLLVEEVKTQIESTEIEFPKSELMQFITYLLQTMERDALPLFNMLRVNYKSSIDREPAFHEMLDDIAEKFFGVQRRNPMGMFGDIFKLMGSAE comes from the exons ATGTCGCGGCATAGATCCAGAAGATTAGAACTACCTCCGGCTCAAGAG AATATTGAAAAATTGGAGAAAGTTATAAATGAGGGCAACTGTTATGGGGCTCAACAAATGTACAAATCGATTAGTGCCAG ATATGTATCTGCTGAGAGGTATTCTGAAGCATTAGATATCCTACATTCAGGAGCTTGCCTTCAATTGACTCATGGGCAG GTTACATGCGGAGCAGAGCTTGCTTCAATGTATGTGGAGACCTTGGTGAAAGGGAAAATTCCTTATGATGAAAAAACACTTG ATCTTGTCAAGAAAATCTATCAGGCATTTCCTCGGGTTCCACTGCCACAACACTTGTGGGATGTTGATGACGTGCAGCAGCTTTCTGAAGACATCGGAACGGCAAAGGCACGTGTTGAAGGCTGTTCCTCATTCTTAAAAGCTGCTATCAG ATGGTCAGCCGAATATGGAGCAGATAGTAATGGATCTCCTGAACTGCACATTATGCTAGCCGAATACATATATTCGGAAAGTCCTGAAGCG GATATAGGTAAAGTAACATATCATTTTACGAGAGGAAATGATCCAAAGAAGTTTGCTTCTACTCTGGTGAACTTTCTGGGCAAG TGCTATCCTGGTGAAGATGATCTGGCGATTGCTCGAGTGGTTTTAAG GTATTTGTCTCAAGGTAATTTGAGAGATGCCAACCTACTAGTTGAAGAGGTAAAGACACAAATCGAATCCACCGAGATTGAGTTCCCAAAGTCAGAGTTAATGCAGTTCATCACTTATCTTTTGCAAAC GATGGAGAGAGATGCTTTGCCTCTTTTTAATATGTTGAGAGTAAATTATAAGTCAAGTATTGACAGGGAACCTGCATTCCATGAG ATGCTAGATGACATTGCAGAGAAGTTTTTTGGAGTACAGAGAAGGAATCCCATGGGGATGTTTGGAGATATATTCAAG TTGATGGGGTCTGCTGAATGA
- the LOC107618640 gene encoding uncharacterized protein LOC107618640 isoform X1, with amino-acid sequence MEETKVVTLKPIEATPSTFKDYGQVIEASPDGDEFGPHDAQLDLSKGIPRFPLPSPIFYSLIKLQFLSVHKFYIMHIENRPLKFSNITHHASVTQCLGSIGGHAWYLGVAKPSIVESDELKDNTGKKIVQSRCGHSYVPPAIDDVQIFKVSGSKFLKLNRGTWHAGPIFKEDAMDFYNLELSNTNVIDHTTHSFKKDNGVVFLIDD; translated from the exons ATGGAGGAGACGAAGGTGGTGACGCTGAAGCCAATCGAAGCAACTCCGTCGACCTTCAAAGACTACGGTCAGGTCATCGAGGCTTCGCCGGACGGCGACGAGTTCGGCCCCCATGATGCTCAGTTGGACCTTTCCAAAGGGATTCCCAGGTTCCCTTTACCATCACCAATTTTTTACTCTCTAATCAAGCTTCAATTTTTATCAGTTCACAA GTTTTACATCATGCATATCGAAAATCGTCCGCTGAAGTTTTCGAATATTACACATCATGCAAGTGTGACACAATGCCTTGGTTCTATTGGTGGCCATGCTTGGTATCTTGGAGTTGCTAAGCCATCCATTGTTGAATCGGACGAACTCAAGGATAACACCGGAAAGAAGATTGTGCAATCACGATGTGGCCATTCGTACGTGCCTCCTGCCATTGATGATGTCCAAATCTTCAAGGTTTCTGGCTCCAAATTTCTTAAGCTTAATCGCGGGACATGGCATGCTGGCCCTATATTTAAAGAAGATGCAATGGACTTCTACAATCTGGAATTGAGCAATACAAAT GTGATTGATCATACCACACACAGCTTCAAGAAAGATAATGGAGTGGTCTTTTTGATCGATGATTAA
- the LOC107618640 gene encoding uncharacterized protein LOC107618640 isoform X2 yields the protein MEETKVVTLKPIEATPSTFKDYGQVIEASPDGDEFGPHDAQLDLSKGIPRFYIMHIENRPLKFSNITHHASVTQCLGSIGGHAWYLGVAKPSIVESDELKDNTGKKIVQSRCGHSYVPPAIDDVQIFKVSGSKFLKLNRGTWHAGPIFKEDAMDFYNLELSNTNVIDHTTHSFKKDNGVVFLIDD from the exons ATGGAGGAGACGAAGGTGGTGACGCTGAAGCCAATCGAAGCAACTCCGTCGACCTTCAAAGACTACGGTCAGGTCATCGAGGCTTCGCCGGACGGCGACGAGTTCGGCCCCCATGATGCTCAGTTGGACCTTTCCAAAGGGATTCCCAG GTTTTACATCATGCATATCGAAAATCGTCCGCTGAAGTTTTCGAATATTACACATCATGCAAGTGTGACACAATGCCTTGGTTCTATTGGTGGCCATGCTTGGTATCTTGGAGTTGCTAAGCCATCCATTGTTGAATCGGACGAACTCAAGGATAACACCGGAAAGAAGATTGTGCAATCACGATGTGGCCATTCGTACGTGCCTCCTGCCATTGATGATGTCCAAATCTTCAAGGTTTCTGGCTCCAAATTTCTTAAGCTTAATCGCGGGACATGGCATGCTGGCCCTATATTTAAAGAAGATGCAATGGACTTCTACAATCTGGAATTGAGCAATACAAAT GTGATTGATCATACCACACACAGCTTCAAGAAAGATAATGGAGTGGTCTTTTTGATCGATGATTAA
- the LOC107617957 gene encoding glutamyl-tRNA(Gln) amidotransferase subunit C, chloroplastic/mitochondrial, translated as MGGVGAMVKGASYSYAVFCGSFLRSPRLSFSIHNKKKKLLKFRSFSSKSTCSSLQPPDVSRLAKTAQISLTPDEIEEFAPKIQQVIDWFGQLQDVDLQSVEPSIRAETENNLRDNVPETFDHRDAMIGAVPSYEDPYIKVPRVLSMD; from the exons ATGGGTGGCGTTGGTGCTATGGTGAAGGGAGCTTCATATTCATATGCTGTGTTTTGTGGTAGCTTTTTGAGGTCTCCGAGGTTAAGCTTTAGCATTCAtaacaagaagaagaagttgtTGAAGTTCAGGAGCTTCTCATCAAAGAGCACATGTTCCTCTCTCCAACCACCAGATGTGTCTCGTTTGGCAAAAACAGCTCAAATTTCTCTCACCCCAGATGag ATTGAAGAATTTGCTCCAAAGATTCAACAGGTGATTGACTG GTTTGGGCAGCTTCAAGATGTTGATCTCCAAAGTGTTGAGCCCTCCATTAGAGCAG AGACCGAAAACAATTTGCGCGACAATGTTCCGGAAACATTTGATCACAG GGATGCGATGATTGGTGCTGTTCCAAGCTATGAGGACCCGTATATTAAAGTTCCAAGGGTCTTAAGTATGGACTAA